The following are from one region of the Nicotiana tabacum cultivar K326 chromosome 3, ASM71507v2, whole genome shotgun sequence genome:
- the LOC107767889 gene encoding arogenate dehydratase/prephenate dehydratase 1, chloroplastic encodes MALKTVPIWACCTNQQHCCTYPKSLKLGFPDYGSRLSGSNFLNFRPFRKWECLVLLSERAITPVEDEEPLTSPAAAEDTQITHSKRFHKDLQSLPKPLSATGPSCGQGDGSKVRVAYQGIPGAYSEAAALKAYPKCETVPCDQFEAAFKAVELWLVDKAVLPIENSVGGSIHRNYDLLLRHRLHIVGEVQLVVNHCLLGLPGVRKEELKRVVSHPQALEQCNIMLNNLGVTRVNGDDTASAAQIVASEGTRDTGAVASARAAEIYGLSILAERIQDDQDNITRFLILAREPIIPGTDRPYKTSIVFTLEEGPGVLFKALAVFALREINLTKIESRPQKKRPLRVVDDSNKGSAKYFDYLFYIDFEASMAEPRAQYALGHLQEFARFIRVLGCYPMDTAL; translated from the exons ATGGCTTTGAAAACTGTGCCAATTTGGGCCTGTTGTACCAATCAGCAGCATTGTTGTACTTATCCTAAATCTTTGAAATTGGGTTTTCCAGATTATGGGTCTAGGCTTTCTGGGTCAAATTTCTTGAATTTCAGGCCCTTTAGGAAATGGGAATGTTTGGTTTTGTTGAGTGAGAGAGCTATCACTCCTGTGGAAGATGAGGAGCCATTAACTTCTCCTGCTGCTGCTGAAGACACACAGATCACTCACTCCAAaagatttcacaaggatttaCAATCTTTACCAA aaCCCTTATCTGCCACTGGTCCTTCTTGTGGTCAGGGTGATGGTTCAAAGGTGCGAGTTGCCTATCAG GGAATTCCAGGTGCATATAGTGAGGCAGCTGCACTTAAAGCATACCCGAAATGTGAAACTGTCCCATGTGACCAGTTTGAGGCTGCATTTAAG GCAGTTGAGTTGTGGTTAGTTGACAAAGCGGTACTCCCAATTGAAAATTCAGTTGGTGGGAGTATCCACCGTAACTACGATCTACTCCTTCGCCATAGGCTGCATATTGTGGGAGAAGTGCAGTTGGTTGTTAACCACTGCCTTTTGGGGTTGCCAGGAGTCAGGAAAGAGGAACTAAAGCGCGTCGTGAGCCACCCTCAG GCACTTGAACAATGCAACATTATGTTAAATAATTTAGGTGTTACAAGGGTCAATGGTGATGATACTGCCAGTGCTGCTCAG ATTGTGGCATCTGAAGGGACGAGAGATACTGGAGCAGTTGCAAGTGCTCGAGCTGCAGAGATTTATGGGCTCAGCATTCTTGCAGAAAGAATTCAG GATGATCAAGATAATATCACTAGATTTCTGATACTAGCAAGGGAGCCCATAATTCCAGGAACTGATAGGCCATATAAG ACTAGCATTGTCTTCACTCTGGAAGAAGGGCCTGGAGTACTATTCAAGGCCTTAGCGGTTTTTGCTCTGCGAGAGATCAATTTAACGAAG ATTGAGAGCCGGCCTCAAAAGAAGCGCCCATTAAGGGTAGTAGATGACTCCAATAAAGGAAGTGCCAA GTACTTTGACTACCTCTTTTACATTGACTTTGAAGCATCGATGGCAGAACCACGTGCTCAGTATGCTCTTGGTCATCTTCAG GAATTTGCGAGATTCATTCGAGTTCTTGGCTGCTATCCCATGGACACAGCTCTATAA
- the LOC107767887 gene encoding lactoylglutathione lyase GLX1-like: MAEVSAPAVPSNELLEWPKKDKRRILHAVYRVGDLDRTIKFYTECFGMKLLRKRDIPEEKYSNAFLGFGPEESQFVVELTYNYGVDKYDIGTGFGHFAIATPDVYKLVEEIKAKGGTVTREPGPVKGGSTVIAFVKDPDGYLFEILQRASTPEPLCQVMLRVGDLERSIKFYEKALGMQLVKKVDRPDQKYSIAMMGYAPEHETVVLELTYNYGVTEYTKGNAYAQVAISTDDVYKSAEVVNLVTQELGGKITRQPGPIPGLNTKITSFLDPDGWKTVLVDNQDFLKELESSK; encoded by the exons ATGGCGGAAGTTAGTGCACCAGCTGTCCCAAGTAATGAGTTACTGGAGTGGCCAAAGAAAGATAAGCGCAGGATCTTGCATGCCGTGTATCGCGTCGGTGACCTTGACCGTACCATCAA GTTTTACACAGAATGTTTTGGAATGAAATTGTTGAGGAAGAGAGATATCCCAGAGGAGAAATACTCCAATGCTTTTCTTGGTTTTGGCCCTGAAGAGTCTCAGTTTGTGGTGGAGTTGACATATA ATTATGGAGTTGATAAGTACGACATTGGAACTGGCTTTGGGCATTTTGCTATTGCGACACCAGAT GTTTACAAACTAGTTGAGGAGATAAAGGCCAAGGGTGGTACTGTCACAAGGGAGCCTGGTCCTGTCAAGGGTGGATCTACTGTTATTGCTTTTGTCAAAGATCCTGATGGCTACCTCTTCGAAATCCTCCAGCGAGCGTCTACTCCTGAACCACTTTGCCAAGTGATGCTTCGTGTGGGTGATCTTGAGCGCTCTATCAAATTCTATGAAAAG GCACTTGGGATGCAACTGGTGAAGAAAGTTGACAGACCAGACCAGAAG TATTCCATTGCTATGATGGGATATGCTCCAGAGCACGAGACGGTTGTACTTGAGCTGACATACAACTATGGTGTGACCGAGTACACAAAAGGAAATGCTTATGCACAG GTTGCAATAAGCACTGATGATGTTTACAAAAGTGCTGAGGTTGTCAACCTTGTTACCCAAGAGCTCGGAGGAAAGATAACTAGACAGCCAGGACCAATTCCTGGACTCAACACTAAGATTACTTCTTTTCTGGATCCAGATGGCTGGAAAACA GTGCTGGTTGATAATCAGGATTTTCTGAAGGAGCTAGAATCGTCAAAGTAA